A single genomic interval of Candidatus Nomurabacteria bacterium harbors:
- a CDS encoding M20/M25/M40 family metallo-hydrolase, with amino-acid sequence MKEALLSFLKIGSTSDNIPKLHEAIKFVEQLVSDLDLNIEKYEKNDIPSIVISQRKTLTPKIMLSGHVDVVPPLDSDQFEPYEKDGRIYARGSSDMKGVDVAMIYAYKELISEGNKLDVALMFTSDEEVGSDNGVQYLLNDVGYRPGVVFLPDSGPNWSICVAEKGLWHLKCTATGVAAHGARPWLGKNAINQLTEAYSWLHDEFITRWGTPTASNDWIPTVNIGMIKGGSAINMVPDSAEMFLDIRIPAEFDPLIIQELVTKEFTSRNLLLTTIHWSSAVNNDPRSGPTKIWQEITHDHGIQPEIIRSHGGSDAAFFSAKGIPVLMTMPTCSSAHIKDEWVDFEDLMKFKDLIKEWIIANCK; translated from the coding sequence ATGAAAGAAGCTCTGTTATCATTCTTAAAGATCGGGTCAACATCAGACAACATTCCAAAACTCCATGAAGCGATTAAATTTGTCGAACAGTTAGTAAGTGATCTTGATCTGAATATTGAAAAGTACGAAAAGAATGATATCCCTTCAATTGTTATCTCACAACGAAAAACCCTTACACCGAAGATCATGTTGAGTGGCCATGTTGATGTGGTACCTCCCTTGGATAGTGATCAATTTGAACCTTATGAGAAGGATGGGAGGATCTATGCAAGGGGTTCTAGTGATATGAAAGGGGTAGATGTCGCAATGATATATGCATATAAGGAACTCATTTCAGAAGGAAATAAACTCGATGTCGCACTTATGTTCACATCTGATGAAGAGGTCGGTAGTGATAATGGTGTGCAGTATCTCTTGAATGATGTTGGGTATCGACCCGGAGTTGTATTTCTACCTGATTCGGGACCAAACTGGTCGATCTGTGTAGCTGAGAAAGGGTTGTGGCATCTGAAATGTACTGCAACGGGAGTGGCAGCACATGGAGCAAGACCATGGCTGGGCAAAAATGCTATAAATCAACTTACCGAAGCATACAGTTGGCTACATGACGAATTTATTACTAGGTGGGGAACACCTACAGCTTCGAATGATTGGATACCTACTGTAAATATTGGAATGATCAAAGGTGGATCTGCTATAAATATGGTGCCGGATAGTGCCGAAATGTTTCTTGATATAAGGATACCTGCCGAGTTTGATCCGTTAATTATACAAGAGCTTGTCACCAAAGAATTTACATCGCGTAACCTACTATTAACCACTATACATTGGAGTAGTGCGGTTAATAATGATCCAAGATCAGGTCCGACTAAGATCTGGCAGGAGATTACCCATGATCATGGTATCCAACCCGAAATAATCAGATCGCATGGTGGTTCGGACGCAGCATTTTTTAGTGCAAAGGGTATCCCAGTGCTTATGACTATGCCAACATGCTCATCAGCGCATATTAAGGATGAATGGGTAGACTTTGAGGATCTAATGAAATTCAAGGACCTAATAAAAGAATGGATAATCGCAAATTGTAAATAA
- a CDS encoding ABC transporter permease produces MNKLLLVAKREYITVVRKKSFWLSTLLLPILIVIVSLLNTFSAETAQQKFEEIQKFDKDNVLLVLDETGLIDTEAVQGEGVEFVSTIEEGKEIVLDGGASVFFYYPQSLLEGKGKIEIYRINLNVIENNQYNSTAVALLRSSVLSTLDQTQYLILETPPGVELNVYENGEKVEEKVEDYIVPIGAFVIYFLMITSGTSYLLASVAEEKESRMMEIILTSIRSDDLIKGKLLGLIGIVVTQITLLITLGVMGLKISDASLPIDVSQISIDPVQAIPSFLYAFLGFVILANIMVGVGAAMPTLKESQSFSSVFIMLAILPLYMIGFLIADPDGTLALILSYVPISSPLILLFRNGIGVLSSFEIVASIVALILQLIISYFIALKLFELGALEFGQRISFDTLKEWYKSRGS; encoded by the coding sequence ATGAACAAACTACTACTTGTCGCTAAAAGAGAATACATAACTGTAGTAAGGAAGAAGAGTTTTTGGCTTTCTACCCTGTTATTGCCAATTTTGATAGTTATTGTCTCGTTACTAAATACGTTCTCAGCAGAAACGGCACAGCAGAAATTCGAAGAGATCCAGAAATTCGACAAGGATAATGTATTATTGGTACTTGATGAAACTGGTCTAATTGATACCGAAGCAGTACAAGGAGAAGGTGTGGAGTTCGTCTCTACGATCGAGGAGGGGAAAGAGATCGTTTTGGATGGTGGTGCCTCAGTATTCTTTTATTATCCTCAGTCGCTTCTGGAAGGCAAAGGAAAGATCGAGATCTACAGGATCAATCTCAATGTGATAGAGAATAATCAGTACAATAGCACAGCAGTAGCTTTATTACGTAGCTCTGTGCTTTCGACCCTTGACCAGACGCAGTATCTGATCTTAGAAACACCTCCCGGAGTAGAGCTGAATGTATATGAAAATGGCGAAAAGGTAGAGGAAAAAGTTGAAGATTACATAGTTCCGATCGGAGCATTTGTAATATATTTTTTGATGATAACATCTGGCACGAGTTATCTCCTGGCAAGTGTGGCAGAAGAAAAAGAGTCGAGAATGATGGAGATCATACTCACCTCTATTCGCTCAGATGATCTTATAAAAGGGAAATTGCTAGGCTTGATAGGTATTGTTGTGACTCAGATCACACTTCTGATAACTTTAGGGGTTATGGGGTTAAAGATCTCGGATGCCTCATTACCTATAGATGTAAGTCAGATAAGTATCGACCCGGTACAGGCCATACCTTCATTTTTATATGCATTTCTTGGCTTTGTGATACTAGCTAATATCATGGTTGGTGTGGGAGCGGCAATGCCAACCCTCAAAGAATCGCAGAGTTTTTCTTCTGTATTTATAATGTTGGCGATACTTCCTTTGTATATGATAGGTTTCTTGATAGCGGATCCTGATGGAACCCTTGCTCTAATTTTAAGTTATGTACCGATTTCTTCTCCTTTGATATTGCTCTTTAGGAATGGTATAGGAGTCTTATCTTCATTCGAAATTGTTGCATCGATAGTTGCTCTGATATTGCAGTTGATCATTAGCTATTTCATCGCTTTAAAGCTTTTTGAACTTGGTGCATTGGAGTTTGGGCAGAGGATCTCCTTTGATACTCTCAAAGAATGGTATAAGAGCAGGGGATCTTAG
- a CDS encoding ATP-binding cassette domain-containing protein, with protein MNHAVDISKFHKSFGNKEVIKQMDLQIDSGEVYALIGANGSGKTTTIRCLLNIYTIYQGELLVYGQRYTEKQAHILGYLPEERGLYLGMRTLDALVYHATLKGMSKKDATTASREYLESVGIAEKGSQEIRKLSSGQQQKVQLGLALIHQPKLLILDEPTKGLDPVNRKLLIDMIMELRDNGTTVLFSTHILEEVEKVANKVGILHNGRIALDGSVNKVREEAADGSYYIVIPEGTTIPKIDGISTTPFREGYLVRTVKPAEDNEVLKKLLNEGVKIRSFERYLPTIEQIFIDIMKGNN; from the coding sequence GTGAACCATGCAGTCGATATTTCAAAATTCCATAAATCTTTCGGAAATAAAGAAGTTATCAAACAAATGGATCTTCAGATAGACTCTGGTGAAGTTTATGCCCTGATAGGTGCTAACGGATCAGGTAAAACCACAACGATCAGATGCTTATTGAACATCTATACTATCTATCAAGGAGAGCTCCTTGTTTATGGCCAAAGATATACAGAGAAACAAGCACATATCTTAGGCTATCTTCCTGAAGAAAGAGGACTGTATTTGGGTATGAGAACATTAGATGCCCTAGTGTATCACGCTACTTTGAAAGGTATGAGCAAGAAGGATGCTACAACAGCATCGAGAGAGTATCTTGAAAGTGTGGGAATTGCAGAAAAGGGGTCGCAAGAGATCAGAAAACTATCATCTGGGCAACAACAGAAGGTTCAGCTTGGTTTAGCTCTCATCCACCAACCAAAACTTCTTATACTAGATGAGCCTACAAAAGGTCTTGATCCTGTAAATAGAAAACTTCTGATAGATATGATCATGGAGCTACGAGATAATGGCACAACCGTACTATTTAGTACTCACATATTAGAAGAGGTCGAAAAAGTCGCGAACAAAGTTGGCATACTGCATAACGGTCGTATTGCGCTGGACGGGAGTGTAAACAAGGTCAGAGAAGAAGCTGCAGATGGATCGTACTACATCGTGATCCCTGAAGGTACAACTATACCTAAGATTGACGGTATCAGTACAACCCCTTTTAGAGAAGGGTATTTAGTAAGAACAGTAAAACCAGCAGAGGATAATGAAGTTTTAAAGAAACTATTAAATGAAGGGGTGAAGATCAGATCGTTTGAGCGATATTTACCTACTATTGAGCAGATCTTCATAGATATAATGAAAGGCAATAACTAA
- a CDS encoding SDR family NAD(P)-dependent oxidoreductase yields MNEPQNNNRIVLITGTSRGIGLATANTFLQKGYTVLGTSTSGRSPISHDHFKAYELDLSSQDSIDSLTKKLLDEGKQIDHLINNAAIMIDQQDGKIDMKRLRDTVEVNLYGTISLTEGSIPMLRTGGSIINISSELASLSQRMTNRAYSYRISKTALNMYTLTLSQRLEEKGIRVYSFAPGWVKTDMGGENALRDPEEPALEIFRLSTSEQRSGYFYEVDSVRDW; encoded by the coding sequence ATGAACGAACCGCAAAATAACAATCGCATAGTACTGATCACAGGTACAAGTCGAGGAATTGGACTTGCCACAGCAAACACATTTTTACAGAAGGGGTATACAGTTCTGGGGACATCAACAAGTGGTAGATCCCCTATCTCTCATGATCATTTTAAAGCATATGAGCTTGATCTGTCGTCTCAAGATTCAATAGATTCTCTAACTAAAAAACTATTAGATGAAGGAAAACAGATCGATCATCTAATAAACAATGCTGCAATAATGATAGATCAGCAAGATGGGAAAATCGACATGAAAAGATTGCGGGATACTGTTGAAGTGAATTTATACGGTACAATATCATTAACAGAAGGATCGATCCCTATGCTTCGTACAGGAGGCTCGATCATCAATATCTCGTCAGAATTAGCCTCATTATCTCAAAGGATGACTAATAGAGCATACTCTTACAGGATCTCAAAAACAGCTTTGAATATGTATACTTTGACATTGAGTCAGAGGCTGGAGGAGAAAGGGATCAGAGTATATAGCTTTGCTCCGGGATGGGTTAAAACGGACATGGGTGGTGAGAATGCCCTCAGAGATCCAGAAGAACCTGCCTTAGAGATCTTCAGACTCAGTACATCCGAACAGAGGTCCGGGTATTTCTATGAAGTAGATAGTGTACGAGATTGGTAA
- a CDS encoding exo-alpha-sialidase, which yields MRKFISFLSLVAVVLSTVSPLYAGDSSEGVRVSVINDTPPATDYMVDSHAEVVQDQYGNLHAVWKDSRDFENPSKLYYSTRKAGSTEWGQNVLLSTDENYSQYPSLHICKDTLVVASSMYSTVHNSFFAYLSESKDLGKTWSITRLNLPATKVTGGEEIQLEDMLLAGPPRFRNTAVSSTDSCTFFAAFSLYEGNTGNFRIYETRFDPLTGEWKDLKRVSKETSPFIDEISVDVEYSKKTGIVTTWTTLDSGNTERITDVYSKSGRVINKIYSGFHGDYSVDVDQIFLPNGDRLYGWATVDAANSSSEIQLLRIDPYGTQNLTVIEGGPDNYQGAVELYVRESGVIEAYWQTYLNSVGKLVRARSTDGINWVSPELVYNTNSRDTKLGLDLVKTDFGVGMSIYSAGQVLFVEIDD from the coding sequence ATGCGAAAATTTATTTCATTTCTCTCCCTTGTAGCAGTGGTGCTTTCTACGGTATCACCTCTGTATGCTGGAGATTCGTCCGAAGGAGTCAGAGTTTCCGTGATCAATGATACCCCACCAGCTACAGACTACATGGTGGACTCTCATGCTGAAGTTGTACAGGATCAGTATGGAAATCTACATGCGGTCTGGAAGGATTCCAGAGATTTTGAGAATCCAAGTAAGTTGTATTACAGCACTAGGAAAGCTGGAAGTACAGAGTGGGGTCAGAATGTTCTTCTTTCAACAGATGAGAACTATAGTCAGTACCCATCTTTACATATATGTAAGGATACCCTTGTAGTTGCATCAAGTATGTATTCAACTGTACACAACAGTTTTTTTGCTTATCTGTCGGAATCAAAGGATCTCGGAAAGACATGGAGCATAACGAGATTAAACCTGCCAGCTACTAAGGTTACAGGTGGTGAGGAAATTCAATTAGAGGATATGCTTCTCGCAGGACCTCCTCGTTTCAGAAATACTGCAGTTTCTTCTACTGATTCTTGCACATTTTTTGCAGCTTTTTCCTTGTATGAAGGTAATACAGGGAATTTTAGGATCTATGAAACTCGTTTCGATCCTCTGACAGGTGAATGGAAAGACTTGAAGAGAGTGTCAAAGGAAACATCACCTTTCATAGATGAGATCTCTGTAGATGTTGAGTACTCGAAGAAAACCGGAATTGTTACGACATGGACAACGCTTGATTCTGGAAATACTGAGAGGATAACAGATGTCTATTCGAAGAGTGGTCGAGTGATAAACAAGATCTATTCTGGTTTTCATGGTGATTATTCTGTTGATGTTGATCAGATATTCCTTCCAAATGGAGATAGACTATATGGTTGGGCAACTGTCGATGCTGCAAATTCTTCTTCTGAAATACAACTACTTAGGATCGATCCTTATGGGACACAAAATCTTACAGTGATCGAAGGTGGACCTGATAACTATCAAGGTGCAGTAGAACTCTATGTACGTGAGTCAGGGGTTATTGAAGCCTACTGGCAAACTTACCTGAATTCAGTTGGTAAGTTGGTCAGAGCTCGTTCCACTGATGGGATCAATTGGGTTTCCCCTGAGTTAGTATATAACACCAATAGTAGAGATACCAAATTAGGTTTGGATCTAGTTAAGACCGACTTTGGTGTTGGTATGTCAATATACTCAGCTGGACAGGTTCTTTTTGTAGAGATTGACGACTAA
- a CDS encoding GNAT family N-acetyltransferase, with protein MKVTYTQQQDFEEWLKNKIRTYNNVNSKYHHEYRRDGSIQYINIKEHSERELIAGLHAQIYWKCMKIENLYVEDRHRRSGIGSKLLDCAIKIARSKNCSYIFLETYSFQALEFYMNFGFYIIGEIADYPPGESFYTMRLDLVDHT; from the coding sequence TTGAAAGTAACTTATACTCAACAACAAGATTTTGAAGAGTGGTTAAAGAATAAGATCCGAACTTACAACAATGTTAACTCTAAATATCATCATGAATACAGAAGAGATGGATCGATCCAGTACATAAATATTAAAGAGCATTCAGAACGAGAACTGATCGCTGGTCTACATGCACAGATCTATTGGAAATGTATGAAGATCGAGAACCTATACGTTGAAGATCGCCACAGAAGATCTGGTATAGGAAGTAAATTATTGGACTGTGCAATAAAAATTGCACGATCGAAAAACTGCTCGTATATTTTCCTAGAAACATACAGTTTCCAAGCTTTAGAATTTTACATGAATTTCGGGTTCTATATCATCGGTGAGATCGCTGATTACCCACCAGGTGAGTCGTTCTATACTATGAGGTTGGATCTTGTTGATCATACTTAA
- a CDS encoding DUF3048 domain-containing protein gives MKEKNITVSDIQETPKEDKEVQISIEGESPKRKKAPPTIFQIIKSRFFNRTVGVILLMTITTLSVFGWLLYTVISFNPPSSTALSKFTEDFILPVTLERHPLTSYGLIEPSEPRIKENPINGNLLTASEFDEYSDRRPVAVMINNHYAARPSSNLQKADIIYETLVESGITRHMAVFWQNAVTKVGSIRSARQPYLEWLSEYDAIYIHDGYASSTDPRINAGGNIWNYDIHSISTQGAWRDSTRFAPHDEYSSIAYALDIGEKNGWTGMISDFAPWKFKNDATSEERGDLDRVDIKFHTRLTNGGMYDVSWQYQKNTNSLLRSIGGVPDIDLESGDQLRAKTVIIQETSIIPSGDEKAHVITRTTGEGDALIIQDGKVIEGKWEKKSRTSRTRYYNRDGRELLINRGLIWVEIISTDDSSFAIIEQ, from the coding sequence ATGAAAGAAAAGAACATCACAGTAAGTGACATCCAAGAAACACCTAAAGAAGATAAGGAGGTGCAAATATCTATCGAAGGAGAATCCCCAAAAAGAAAAAAAGCTCCTCCCACAATATTCCAAATTATTAAATCTCGATTCTTTAACCGTACAGTCGGTGTGATATTGCTTATGACAATTACTACTCTGTCTGTATTTGGATGGCTACTCTACACAGTTATCTCGTTTAATCCTCCATCATCAACTGCACTATCAAAATTCACTGAAGATTTCATCCTACCAGTGACCCTAGAACGACACCCACTTACTAGCTACGGACTGATCGAACCTTCAGAGCCCAGGATCAAAGAGAACCCTATCAATGGCAATCTACTAACGGCTTCTGAGTTCGACGAATACTCTGATAGAAGACCAGTCGCAGTGATGATCAATAACCACTATGCCGCAAGACCCAGCTCAAATCTACAGAAAGCCGATATCATCTATGAAACCCTCGTAGAATCAGGAATTACCCGTCATATGGCAGTGTTTTGGCAAAATGCAGTAACTAAGGTAGGTTCGATCAGAAGTGCAAGACAACCCTACCTAGAGTGGCTAAGCGAATATGATGCTATCTATATCCACGATGGGTATGCATCAAGTACAGATCCCCGTATCAACGCAGGTGGTAATATTTGGAACTATGATATACATTCGATATCAACACAGGGTGCATGGAGAGATAGTACAAGATTTGCTCCCCACGATGAATACTCATCTATTGCCTACGCATTAGACATTGGCGAGAAGAATGGCTGGACTGGAATGATATCCGACTTTGCACCATGGAAATTCAAGAACGACGCAACATCAGAAGAAAGAGGAGATCTCGACCGCGTGGACATCAAATTCCATACTCGGCTTACTAATGGTGGTATGTATGATGTTTCCTGGCAGTATCAGAAAAACACCAATAGTCTTCTCAGAAGTATCGGAGGTGTGCCAGATATTGACCTCGAAAGTGGCGATCAGTTACGCGCAAAGACTGTCATTATCCAAGAGACCTCAATAATTCCTTCTGGTGACGAGAAAGCACATGTGATAACCAGGACAACCGGAGAAGGTGATGCTCTGATCATCCAAGATGGGAAAGTGATCGAAGGTAAGTGGGAAAAGAAATCAAGAACAAGTAGAACTAGATACTATAATCGTGATGGTAGAGAGCTTCTTATCAATCGTGGACTGATTTGGGTAGAGATCATTTCCACAGATGACAGTTCCTTTGCTATAATAGAGCAATAA
- the miaA gene encoding tRNA (adenosine(37)-N6)-dimethylallyltransferase MiaA, translating to MSSDKSIKHPIIVLTGCTASGKSSMALELAKQYKWPIINADSKQVYKELSIGTDKPIADKIISDRHWIVSEVDHYLYGYVSLTEGYNVSRYQADVSSLLHNTTTTALMVGGTGLYIDAVTMGFQLPATTNDPEDLSDRSIEDLHSMLGKKTLALNPSDKMNRRRLIRLIESSGMRGSKKEPLDHLYLVLDRTKEDLRRRSEQRIDEMFNNGLPEEAETLKELICSKDGVNVIGYKEFREYFEGKISLIQVKQNILTHTRQYAKRQRTWFRRRKDAIFIKNISEARSQIENFFNDR from the coding sequence ATGAGCTCTGACAAGAGCATAAAACACCCTATCATCGTGCTAACGGGTTGTACTGCATCTGGGAAGTCCTCAATGGCCCTAGAACTTGCAAAACAGTACAAATGGCCCATCATCAACGCCGACAGCAAACAGGTCTACAAAGAGCTTTCTATCGGCACAGATAAACCTATTGCTGACAAAATCATATCTGATCGACATTGGATCGTATCTGAAGTTGATCACTATCTCTATGGGTATGTAAGCCTAACTGAGGGTTACAATGTATCAAGATATCAGGCTGATGTTAGCTCTCTACTACACAACACCACAACAACTGCCTTAATGGTTGGAGGAACCGGATTATATATCGATGCTGTGACAATGGGATTTCAACTTCCTGCCACGACTAATGATCCTGAAGATCTGTCTGACAGATCTATCGAAGATCTACATTCGATGCTCGGAAAAAAGACCCTCGCGTTAAATCCTTCAGATAAAATGAATCGCCGAAGACTGATCCGACTGATAGAAAGCTCCGGTATGAGAGGTTCAAAAAAAGAACCACTCGATCACCTGTATCTTGTCCTCGATCGCACCAAAGAGGATCTAAGAAGACGATCAGAGCAAAGAATTGATGAGATGTTCAATAATGGTCTCCCAGAGGAGGCAGAAACTTTGAAAGAGCTGATCTGTAGCAAAGATGGTGTCAATGTGATCGGATATAAGGAATTTAGGGAATATTTTGAAGGAAAGATCTCGTTAATACAGGTCAAGCAGAACATACTAACGCATACAAGACAGTATGCAAAGCGTCAACGGACATGGTTTAGACGAAGAAAAGATGCGATCTTCATCAAGAACATAAGTGAAGCTAGGTCTCAGATAGAAAATTTCTTTAACGATCGATAG
- a CDS encoding 2'-5' RNA ligase family protein, with translation MNYFLGVFPDKETCLKISKTLAEAGKVFDNQAVPVNYVDRNSYHITLLFFGPKFNLIQRQLLNLKLRYFKRKSFKISVRQVRLGISRQNKELVFMPVFDGAEELRELVYDLSKKLGYRRDRKFIPHITLGRVRKDLSEEEYRNLSHSLDELNSSILKEIRFDVDAFHLVHSEKGSYRSLKKFSI, from the coding sequence ATGAACTATTTCCTTGGCGTTTTCCCAGATAAAGAAACTTGTCTGAAAATAAGCAAGACCTTGGCTGAGGCAGGAAAGGTCTTCGACAATCAAGCTGTTCCTGTCAACTACGTTGACAGGAACAGCTACCACATAACACTTCTTTTCTTTGGACCAAAATTCAATCTAATACAAAGACAGCTCCTAAACCTGAAATTAAGGTATTTTAAACGAAAGTCCTTTAAGATCTCTGTACGACAGGTTAGATTGGGGATATCAAGACAGAATAAGGAGTTGGTATTTATGCCAGTTTTTGATGGAGCGGAAGAATTACGAGAATTAGTATACGACCTATCCAAAAAGCTTGGATATAGGAGAGATAGAAAGTTTATTCCACATATTACACTTGGAAGGGTAAGGAAAGATCTGTCAGAGGAGGAGTACAGAAACCTTTCTCATTCATTAGACGAACTTAACAGCAGTATACTAAAGGAAATTCGATTTGATGTAGATGCATTCCACTTAGTACACTCAGAAAAGGGTAGCTATCGATCGTTAAAGAAATTTTCTATCTGA
- the serS gene encoding serine--tRNA ligase, with the protein MIDIKRIINETEYVRNALLKRMDLKDLDLEGVIDLYDKKQEALKRFEQLRAEQNSYNEKMASTDKGSDEFKKLVADLKAKSSEVKEAEDQVKTADEALTHAVEILPNIPDDDVLPGEKENNQIERTFGEKPTFDFELKDHTVLADELGIFDFERAAKLGGAQMAMYVGDGALLEWALLQFFIREHVRDGYTMILPPHLLTEQSAYVAGQLPKFRDDVYWTTDGSCLLPTAETALANLYRDEILEEAELPRKLFAYTPCYRKEAGSYRANERGLIRMHQFNKVEMFQYTTEEGSDEAFIELVNKAANLVEKLGLHHNVMKLAAGDCSAGMAKTYDIEVYLPVLDRYIEVSSISNARDYQTRRGNMRYRPTDGGKPKLMHSLNASGLATSRLMVAIVETYQNPDGSITIPEVLREFIGKDKISR; encoded by the coding sequence ATGATAGATATTAAGCGAATAATCAATGAAACCGAATATGTCAGAAATGCTCTGCTGAAAAGAATGGATCTAAAAGATCTTGATCTGGAAGGAGTGATAGATCTTTACGACAAGAAGCAAGAAGCACTTAAGAGATTTGAACAGCTAAGAGCTGAACAGAACTCTTATAATGAAAAGATGGCCAGTACAGATAAAGGTAGTGATGAGTTCAAGAAACTCGTGGCTGACCTCAAAGCAAAATCATCGGAGGTGAAAGAGGCCGAAGATCAGGTGAAAACAGCTGATGAGGCACTCACACATGCTGTAGAGATACTTCCGAATATTCCGGATGATGATGTTCTACCGGGAGAAAAAGAGAATAATCAGATAGAAAGAACATTTGGTGAGAAACCGACATTCGACTTTGAGTTGAAGGATCACACCGTACTTGCAGATGAATTAGGGATCTTTGATTTTGAGAGGGCAGCAAAGTTAGGAGGTGCCCAGATGGCAATGTATGTCGGAGATGGAGCCTTGCTCGAGTGGGCACTGTTGCAGTTTTTTATCAGAGAACATGTGAGAGATGGCTATACAATGATACTACCACCACATCTCCTTACTGAACAATCAGCCTATGTAGCAGGTCAACTTCCGAAGTTTAGAGATGATGTATATTGGACAACGGATGGCTCGTGTCTTCTCCCTACTGCCGAAACCGCACTTGCCAACCTATACAGAGATGAGATCTTGGAAGAGGCAGAGCTACCTCGAAAACTATTTGCATACACTCCGTGTTATCGAAAAGAGGCAGGGAGTTATCGTGCAAATGAGAGAGGATTGATCAGAATGCATCAGTTCAATAAAGTAGAAATGTTTCAATATACAACAGAAGAAGGCTCAGATGAGGCATTTATAGAATTAGTGAATAAGGCGGCAAATCTGGTTGAAAAATTGGGGTTACACCACAACGTCATGAAGTTAGCTGCAGGAGACTGTTCTGCAGGTATGGCAAAGACATATGACATCGAGGTTTATTTGCCTGTACTTGACCGATATATCGAAGTTAGCTCGATATCGAATGCTCGGGATTACCAAACCCGTAGGGGAAATATGAGATATCGACCAACAGATGGTGGTAAACCAAAATTGATGCATTCATTGAACGCTTCTGGTCTAGCAACCAGTCGATTGATGGTTGCCATAGTCGAGACATATCAGAACCCAGATGGATCGATCACAATTCCAGAAGTATTGAGAGAATTTATCGGTAAGGATAAGATATCTAGGTGA
- a CDS encoding HDIG domain-containing protein, with the protein MSRDEALQLVKEYTKNENLVKHMLAVECAMRAYARKYGEDEERWAITGLLHDFDYEKMGNEHPSEWGYQLLRSKGIGEDVIQAIVGHVDGGLPLSRPTLMAKALFAVDELTGFIVACALPRPRQISDLEVKSVKKKLKDKAFAKGVKREDIEIGISELGVTLDEHIETVINAMRGIKNELGLK; encoded by the coding sequence ATGAGTAGAGATGAAGCATTACAACTGGTGAAAGAATACACAAAAAATGAAAATCTTGTTAAACACATGCTTGCTGTGGAGTGTGCTATGCGCGCGTATGCACGCAAATATGGCGAAGATGAAGAAAGATGGGCTATAACAGGACTTTTACACGACTTTGATTATGAGAAGATGGGTAATGAACATCCATCAGAATGGGGATATCAGTTACTAAGAAGTAAAGGCATCGGTGAGGATGTGATCCAGGCAATAGTTGGACATGTAGACGGAGGATTGCCACTCTCTCGGCCAACCTTAATGGCCAAGGCTCTTTTTGCAGTTGATGAACTAACAGGATTTATAGTAGCATGTGCATTACCTAGGCCGAGACAGATCTCAGACCTTGAGGTAAAATCGGTCAAGAAGAAGCTTAAAGATAAGGCATTTGCAAAAGGTGTAAAACGAGAAGATATAGAGATCGGTATCTCTGAACTGGGAGTCACACTCGATGAACATATAGAAACTGTCATCAACGCCATGAGAGGGATCAAGAACGAGCTGGGGCTAAAGTAG